In one Diabrotica virgifera virgifera chromosome 7, PGI_DIABVI_V3a genomic region, the following are encoded:
- the LOC126888500 gene encoding GATA zinc finger domain-containing protein 4-like gives MERNIEIQKYNLEAKIYEERRKTEEKFDDMLQNIQTNNHHIRNVEQRIEDISQIRDIGRPYLNLTNETGIKFSGNIKKLHPRVYINSLKHKLRSVNNINDIKDYIRMTLSDNAATWFASIENDLDNLQTFENKFLNYYWGELEQARFREVLYFGKYNRNLSLNMVDYALKLITVAKYLEPPLREDETVLNVSRHFDADVVQTVTVQNIQTVDSFINFIQRVQRGYITSNNSKNRQSYNNNRYGSNSQNFNNNNNTSYERQGNRENFNNNTNDNRQERQGNRENFNNNNNYNRQDFNTRRNAQRYNYNRQVNYVRGQSCEDSQRNSTWQENMNSRSESSERHRELDPNDQTQSDNPNNPNFM, from the coding sequence atggAACGGAACATAGAAATCCAAAAATATAACTTAGAAGCAAAAATTTATGAAGAAAGGAGAAAGACTGAAGAAAAATTTGATGATATGCTACAAAATATCCAAACAAACAACCATCACATAAGGAATGTAGAACAGAGAATAGAAGACATTTCACAAATAAGAGACATAGGGAGACCTTACTTGAATTTAACAAATGAGACAGGTATAAAATTCTCTGgtaacataaaaaaattacatcCTAGAGTATACATAAATagtttaaaacataaattaagatCAGTGAATAATATTAATGATATAAAAGATTATATTAGAATGACATTAAGTGACAATGCAGCAACCTGGTTTGCCAGCATTGAAAACGATTTAGATAATCTGCaaacatttgaaaataaattCTTAAATTATTATTGGGGTGAATTAGAACAAGCTAGATTTAGGGAAGTTTTATATTTTGGAAAGTATAATCGCAATTTAAGTTTAAATATGGTAGATTATGCTTTAAAATTAATAACTGTTGCAAAATATTTAGAACCACCACTTAGAGAAGACGAAACAGTTTTGAATGTTTCTAGACACTTTGATGCGGACGTTGTGCAAACAGTCACAGTACAAAACATTCAAACAGTAGACAGTTTTATTAACTTTATTCAAAGAGTACAAAGAGGTTATATTACAAGTAATAATAGTAAAAATAGACAATCATATAACAATAATAGGTATGGTAGTAATTCtcaaaattttaataacaacAATAATACTAGTTATGAGAGACAAGGTAATAGAgagaattttaataataatactaATGATAATAGACAAGAGAGACAAGGTAATAGAgagaattttaataataataataattataataggcAAGATTTTAACACCAGGAGAAATGCACAAAGATATAATTACAACAGACAGGTAAATTATGTAAGGGGTCAGAGCTGCGAAGACAGTCAACGGAATAGTACATGGCAAGAAAATATGAATAGTAGAAGTGAAAGCAGTGAAAGACATCGAGAATTAGATCCAAATGATCAGACACAATCTGACAATCCTAATAATCCAAATTTTATGTAG